In Brevundimonas subvibrioides, a genomic segment contains:
- a CDS encoding DsbA family protein: MRAERPFKYASMSRRAAATGAALAAMMALAGCSGSGNGAAAEGDMSLGAAEGAKVTVVEYASVTCSHCAAWQEEVYPAFKAKYIDTNKIRYVFREFPTNPEAVAVAGFLVARCAGPDKYFPVIHEIMASQNEIFGGTPPRTVLLRIANGAGLSEEQFQTCVTDKDAIAAMEGRIKAAIDAGVDGTPNFFINGEKVADSSLAGLSEKIDAALAAS, translated from the coding sequence ATGCGCGCCGAACGACCTTTCAAATATGCCTCCATGAGCCGTCGTGCGGCTGCGACGGGCGCGGCCCTGGCGGCCATGATGGCTCTGGCCGGATGCTCGGGAAGCGGCAATGGCGCAGCGGCCGAGGGCGACATGTCGCTGGGGGCCGCCGAGGGGGCCAAGGTCACGGTGGTCGAATACGCCTCGGTCACCTGCAGCCACTGCGCTGCCTGGCAGGAAGAGGTCTATCCCGCGTTCAAGGCCAAATACATCGACACGAACAAGATCCGTTACGTCTTCCGCGAATTCCCTACCAACCCGGAAGCGGTCGCGGTGGCCGGCTTCCTGGTCGCGCGCTGCGCCGGCCCGGACAAGTATTTTCCGGTGATCCACGAAATCATGGCCAGCCAGAACGAGATCTTTGGCGGAACGCCGCCGCGCACGGTTCTGCTGCGCATCGCCAACGGGGCCGGCCTGAGCGAGGAACAGTTCCAGACCTGCGTAACCGACAAGGACGCCATCGCGGCGATGGAAGGACGGATCAAAGCGGCCATCGATGCGGGCGTCGACGGCACGCCGAATTTCTTCATCAACGGCGAAAAGGTGGCCGACAGTTCCCTGGCCGGTCTGTCGGAGAAGATCGACGCCGCCCTGGCGGCGAGCTGA
- the murC gene encoding UDP-N-acetylmuramate--L-alanine ligase has translation MIARLRPVPFDLGPVHFVGIGGIGMSGIAEIMLKIGYAVQGSDARSSANTERLAGLGAKIFIGHDAAHVGEGVSAVVYSTAVKATNPEMMVARERRIPLVRRAEMLAELMRLQFSIAVGGTHGKTTTTSMVAALLDAAGFDPTVVNGGIINAYGTNAKVGDGDWIVVEADESDGSFLRLKSTVAIVTNIDPEHLDHYGDFDAVRKAFIDFVENIPFYGFAAVCLDHPEVQRLVAQIDNRRIVTYGMNPQAMVRADKVEMAPDGARFDVLIQGRGAAALEDPVRIPDLHLPMAGWHNVANALAAIAVARELDVSDDAIRAGLASFAGVKRRFTTTGVVNGVRIVDDYGHHPVEIAAVLKAARQVAEGRVIAVVQPHRFTRLRDLMDEFSTSFSDADSVIVADVYAAGEAPIEGVDKQALVDGIRRYGHLRVSALENAAVLPRVIAEEARAGDVVVLLGAGDITAWAYALPAQLEALG, from the coding sequence ATGATCGCTCGCCTTCGCCCCGTCCCGTTCGACCTCGGTCCCGTTCATTTCGTCGGCATCGGCGGCATCGGCATGAGCGGCATTGCCGAGATCATGCTCAAGATCGGCTATGCGGTGCAGGGGTCGGACGCCAGGTCCAGCGCCAATACCGAGCGGCTGGCCGGGCTGGGGGCGAAGATCTTCATCGGCCACGACGCCGCCCATGTGGGCGAGGGCGTGTCGGCGGTGGTCTATTCCACGGCGGTCAAGGCCACCAACCCAGAGATGATGGTGGCGCGCGAGCGGCGCATCCCCCTGGTGCGGCGCGCCGAGATGCTGGCCGAGCTAATGCGGCTGCAATTCTCGATCGCGGTGGGGGGCACCCACGGCAAGACCACGACGACGTCCATGGTGGCGGCCCTGCTGGACGCGGCCGGGTTCGACCCTACGGTGGTCAATGGCGGCATCATCAACGCCTACGGCACCAACGCGAAGGTCGGCGACGGTGACTGGATCGTGGTCGAGGCCGACGAGAGCGACGGCAGCTTCCTGCGGCTGAAGTCGACGGTCGCCATCGTGACCAACATCGATCCGGAGCACCTGGATCACTACGGCGACTTCGACGCGGTGCGTAAGGCCTTCATCGATTTCGTCGAGAACATCCCCTTCTATGGCTTCGCAGCGGTCTGTCTGGACCATCCGGAGGTCCAGCGGCTGGTGGCCCAGATCGATAACCGGCGCATTGTCACCTATGGCATGAACCCCCAGGCCATGGTGCGGGCCGACAAGGTCGAGATGGCCCCGGACGGCGCCCGTTTCGATGTCCTGATTCAGGGGCGTGGTGCCGCCGCGCTGGAGGACCCTGTGCGGATCCCCGATCTGCACCTGCCGATGGCCGGCTGGCACAATGTGGCCAACGCCCTGGCCGCCATCGCCGTGGCGCGCGAGTTGGATGTGTCGGACGACGCGATCCGGGCCGGGCTGGCCTCGTTCGCCGGGGTCAAGCGGCGGTTCACCACCACGGGCGTGGTCAATGGCGTGCGGATCGTCGACGACTACGGGCATCACCCGGTCGAGATCGCGGCGGTGCTGAAGGCCGCGCGGCAGGTGGCGGAGGGGCGCGTCATCGCCGTGGTCCAGCCGCACCGGTTCACCCGACTGCGCGACCTGATGGACGAGTTCTCGACCAGTTTCTCGGACGCCGACAGCGTGATCGTCGCCGACGTCTATGCGGCGGGCGAAGCCCCGATCGAGGGCGTGGACAAACAGGCGCTGGTGGACGGAATCCGCCGCTATGGCCACCTGCGGGTCTCGGCGCTGGAGAATGCCGCTGTCCTGCCGCGCGTGATCGCGGAGGAGGCCAGGGCGGGCGATGTGGTCGTGCTGCTGGGGGCCGGCGACATCACGGCCTGGGCCTATGCCCTGCCGGCGCAGCTGGAGGCGCTGGGGTGA
- a CDS encoding EF-hand domain-containing protein has translation MIVIALTTLISCVPPGMTMSGSTERVVRVSGPDILNGANAAEAEAFYRNSFALTDADKDGYISGLETPLGTRGDVSSPFEPAEAGSNVWISLMDTDGDRRVSWNEFSGYLLPMAAIGRCQRDN, from the coding sequence ATGATAGTCATTGCTCTGACGACGCTCATAAGCTGCGTACCGCCGGGCATGACAATGTCGGGGAGCACAGAGCGTGTTGTCCGCGTATCTGGCCCGGATATACTCAACGGAGCCAATGCGGCAGAGGCCGAGGCTTTCTATCGCAACAGTTTCGCGCTCACCGACGCTGATAAGGACGGCTATATTTCCGGGCTGGAAACCCCGCTGGGAACCCGCGGGGATGTCTCCAGTCCGTTTGAACCTGCCGAAGCGGGTTCAAACGTTTGGATTAGTTTGATGGACACAGATGGCGACCGCCGAGTGTCCTGGAATGAATTCTCTGGTTATCTGTTGCCAATGGCCGCTATAGGTCGCTGTCAACGTGATAATTAG
- a CDS encoding site-specific DNA-methyltransferase: MTDLKTPHLATDIIHRGDCLEILRGLPDRSVDMVFADPPYNLQLGGDLLRPDNSRVDAVDDDWDKFDSFAAYDTFCRDWLKECRRVLKDEGSLWVIGSYHNIFRLGTAIQDIGYWVLNDIVWRKSNPMPNFKGTRFTNAHETLIWAAKSRDQKRYTFNYDALKAFNEDTQMRSDWTFALCTGEERIKGEDGKKAHPTQKPEALLHRVILAATRPGDVILDPFFGTGTTGAAARRLGRHYIGIERDEGYADVAETRIKAVIPARPEDLMVMGSKRAEVKVPFGALVEAGLLAPGDVLYCPKGEREARVRADGSLVSGAMSGSIHKLGALFENAPACNGWTYWRFRTDTGLRSIDALRAEVRAGMQ, encoded by the coding sequence GTGACCGATCTGAAGACCCCCCATCTTGCGACCGACATCATCCACCGTGGCGACTGCCTCGAGATCCTGCGCGGCCTGCCGGACCGGTCGGTCGACATGGTCTTCGCCGACCCGCCCTATAACCTGCAGCTGGGCGGCGACCTGCTGCGGCCCGACAATTCCAGGGTCGATGCGGTCGACGACGACTGGGACAAGTTCGACAGCTTCGCCGCCTACGACACCTTCTGCCGCGACTGGCTGAAGGAATGCCGTCGAGTTCTCAAGGATGAGGGCTCGCTCTGGGTCATCGGCAGCTATCACAACATCTTCCGGCTGGGCACGGCCATCCAGGACATCGGCTACTGGGTCCTGAACGACATCGTCTGGCGCAAGTCCAACCCGATGCCGAACTTCAAGGGCACACGCTTCACCAATGCCCACGAAACCCTGATCTGGGCCGCCAAGTCGCGGGACCAGAAGCGCTACACCTTCAACTACGATGCGCTGAAGGCCTTCAACGAAGACACCCAGATGCGGTCCGACTGGACCTTCGCCCTGTGCACCGGCGAGGAGCGGATCAAGGGCGAGGACGGCAAGAAGGCCCATCCGACCCAGAAGCCCGAGGCCCTGCTGCACCGCGTGATCCTGGCCGCCACCCGTCCCGGCGACGTGATCCTGGACCCCTTCTTCGGCACCGGCACGACGGGGGCCGCCGCCAGGCGGCTGGGTCGTCACTACATCGGCATCGAGCGCGACGAGGGCTATGCCGACGTCGCCGAGACCCGCATCAAGGCCGTCATCCCGGCCAGGCCCGAAGACCTGATGGTCATGGGGTCCAAACGCGCCGAGGTGAAGGTGCCGTTCGGGGCTCTGGTCGAGGCCGGCCTGCTGGCACCGGGCGATGTCCTCTACTGCCCCAAGGGCGAACGCGAGGCCCGGGTTCGAGCCGATGGCTCGCTCGTGTCGGGGGCGATGAGCGGTTCGATCCACAAGCTGGGCGCCCTGTTCGAGAATGCGCCCGCCTGCAACGGCTGGACCTACTGGCGCTTCAGGACCGACACCGGCCTTCGCTCGATCGACGCGCTTCGGGCCGAGGTCCGGGCCGGAATGCAGTAG
- a CDS encoding amylo-alpha-1,6-glucosidase, whose amino-acid sequence MDDGYSVQTTAAESAEVGGLDTLQALKDADTFLVADSWGDLKGGADGLFDHDTRILSRFIMTVGLARPSKLSSGVSRDNVFFTAHTTNRPLPPMGGRSAPAGVLHIERRRFVWDRRMFERIRMANHGIEDVLLPLAFDFGADFADIFQVRGTPRETRGTGHAPTNDGRRVTFRYTGLDEVVRASCLAFSEPPARLSTTRAEFMFSLPMGKSLDLYIECGADACSTPDPARWRENAVAARLAMRRRRRRGASLRGPRSPRFNAWLDQSRADIALLTTDLPTGPYPYAGTPWFSTPFGRDGIISAWQMLWLDPSLARGVLTYLAARQATETSAFQDAQPGKIMHETRGGEMSALREVPFGLYYGGVDTTCLFVALAGAYARRTGDLDLIRQLWPNLVAATEWMRDYGDSNGDGLIDYQRAAETGLSNQGWKDSEDSIFHADGRFPRGPVALLEVQGYAFAAWNAMAELGEHLTDGRAKAWHIHAEEVRQRVEERFWMEDQQFYAIALDGDGNPCEAIGSNAGHLLFTGLPTADRASAVSRRLLGAEFRSGWGIRTLARGQPRFNPMSYHNGSVWPHDTSLGVAGMAHYGERDAVAMILGEIYAAASHFNMRLPELFCGFERQAGEGPIAYPVACLPQAWAAGSVFLMLQAALGITIDAFARTITVNAPTLPDGIERLTVSRLQVGEASVDLAFQRLGDQVVVMPRNRVGELRIVQTQ is encoded by the coding sequence ATGGACGACGGCTATTCGGTTCAGACGACGGCGGCCGAGAGCGCCGAGGTCGGCGGCCTGGACACGCTCCAGGCGCTGAAGGATGCCGACACCTTTCTGGTGGCAGACAGCTGGGGCGATCTGAAGGGCGGGGCTGATGGCCTGTTCGACCACGACACCCGCATCCTGTCGCGCTTCATCATGACCGTGGGTCTGGCCCGGCCGTCGAAGCTGAGTTCCGGGGTTTCGCGCGACAATGTCTTCTTCACCGCCCATACGACCAACCGGCCGCTGCCCCCGATGGGCGGACGCTCGGCACCGGCGGGAGTGCTCCATATCGAGCGCCGCCGCTTCGTCTGGGATCGCCGGATGTTCGAGCGCATCCGGATGGCCAATCATGGGATCGAGGACGTCCTGCTGCCGCTGGCCTTCGACTTCGGGGCCGACTTCGCCGACATCTTCCAGGTGCGCGGCACGCCGCGTGAGACGCGCGGCACGGGCCATGCGCCGACGAACGACGGCCGCCGCGTCACCTTCCGGTACACTGGTCTGGACGAGGTCGTCCGCGCCAGCTGCCTGGCCTTCTCCGAGCCGCCCGCCCGCCTGAGCACCACCCGGGCCGAGTTCATGTTCAGCCTGCCGATGGGCAAGTCGCTGGACCTCTATATCGAATGCGGTGCCGACGCCTGCTCGACGCCCGACCCGGCGCGCTGGCGAGAGAATGCCGTGGCCGCCCGCCTGGCGATGCGCCGTCGTCGTCGTCGGGGCGCCTCGCTGAGGGGGCCGCGCAGCCCGCGCTTCAATGCCTGGCTGGACCAGTCGCGCGCCGACATCGCCCTTTTGACCACAGACCTGCCGACCGGCCCCTATCCCTATGCCGGCACGCCCTGGTTCTCGACGCCGTTCGGGCGCGACGGGATCATCAGCGCCTGGCAGATGCTGTGGCTGGATCCGTCGCTGGCCAGGGGGGTGCTGACCTATCTGGCGGCGCGTCAGGCGACGGAGACCTCGGCCTTCCAGGACGCCCAGCCCGGCAAGATCATGCACGAGACCCGCGGCGGCGAGATGAGCGCCCTGCGCGAGGTGCCGTTCGGCCTCTACTACGGCGGGGTCGACACGACCTGCCTGTTCGTCGCCCTGGCCGGAGCCTATGCGCGCCGGACCGGTGATCTCGACCTGATCCGCCAGCTCTGGCCCAATCTGGTCGCCGCGACCGAGTGGATGCGGGACTATGGAGACAGTAATGGCGACGGCCTGATCGACTATCAGCGCGCCGCCGAGACCGGACTGTCGAACCAGGGCTGGAAGGACTCCGAGGATTCCATCTTCCACGCCGACGGTCGCTTCCCCCGGGGACCGGTCGCCCTGCTGGAGGTCCAGGGCTATGCCTTTGCCGCCTGGAACGCGATGGCCGAACTGGGCGAACACCTGACCGACGGCCGGGCCAAAGCCTGGCACATCCATGCCGAGGAGGTCCGCCAGCGGGTTGAGGAACGGTTCTGGATGGAGGACCAGCAGTTCTATGCCATCGCCCTGGACGGCGACGGCAACCCCTGCGAGGCCATCGGCTCCAACGCCGGACACCTGTTGTTCACCGGCCTGCCGACCGCCGATCGCGCGAGCGCCGTTTCGCGGCGTCTGCTGGGGGCGGAGTTCCGGTCGGGCTGGGGCATCCGGACCCTGGCGCGGGGCCAGCCGCGGTTCAATCCGATGAGCTATCACAACGGCTCGGTCTGGCCGCACGATACCTCTCTGGGCGTCGCCGGCATGGCGCACTACGGAGAGCGCGACGCCGTCGCCATGATCCTGGGCGAGATCTACGCTGCGGCCAGCCACTTCAACATGCGATTGCCAGAGCTGTTCTGCGGCTTCGAGCGGCAGGCGGGCGAAGGTCCCATCGCCTATCCGGTCGCCTGCCTGCCCCAGGCCTGGGCGGCGGGGTCGGTGTTCCTGATGCTGCAGGCCGCGCTGGGGATCACGATCGACGCCTTCGCCCGGACGATCACCGTCAATGCCCCGACCCTGCCCGACGGCATCGAACGCCTGACCGTCAGTCGGCTTCAGGTCGGCGAGGCCAGCGTGGACCTGGCCTTCCAGCGCCTGGGTGACCAGGTGGTGGTGATGCCGAGGAACCGGGTGGGTGAGCTCAGGATCGTGCAGACGCAGTGA
- a CDS encoding DMP19 family protein — protein MEPYFKAVSIYDGPAVFLSQFKSIPERSRHLLATHWTQSEVRNGGLIQFFDNSTGVLAPEAVEGFRHLGMPETAEALMQAIDQLGQPYPRVREIRADVLSDRFSIRGVEEEAEIDPPYPFDDLDHRMWTLFDTENGGYEAAANSFAARAK, from the coding sequence GTGGAACCCTATTTCAAGGCCGTCAGTATCTATGACGGACCGGCTGTGTTCCTCAGTCAGTTCAAGAGCATTCCTGAAAGAAGCCGCCATCTCCTTGCGACGCACTGGACCCAGAGCGAAGTCCGGAACGGAGGTCTGATCCAGTTCTTCGATAACTCCACTGGTGTGCTGGCTCCAGAGGCAGTCGAAGGTTTCAGGCACCTCGGCATGCCGGAAACAGCTGAAGCGCTGATGCAAGCGATCGATCAGCTTGGCCAACCGTATCCGCGCGTGCGCGAGATTCGCGCAGACGTCCTCTCTGATCGGTTTTCGATACGTGGTGTCGAGGAGGAGGCTGAGATTGATCCGCCTTATCCTTTCGATGACCTCGATCATCGCATGTGGACTCTTTTCGACACTGAGAACGGCGGATACGAGGCGGCGGCTAATTCTTTTGCGGCGCGCGCGAAATGA
- the murB gene encoding UDP-N-acetylmuramate dehydrogenase, translating to MKTWRDTLPAVRGKLLRDEPLAPFTWFRVGGAADVLFLPADADDLADFLKALDPAVPVTVLGVGSNVIVRDGGVEGVVIRLAGRAFAGIATDGDTITAGAGALDAMVAKASARAGLAGLEFYAGIPGTIGGALTMNAGCYGAETKDVLVSAWGLTRAGERADYALADFGYTYRHSQAPADILWIEAVYRGTPDDPEAIAARIAGITARRETTQPIREKTGGSTFKNPPGHSSWKLVDEAGWRGRLHAVTGGGAMFSDLHSNFMINPGEATAADIEGLGETVRTDVQSKLGVNLEWEIKRIGRPL from the coding sequence ATGAAGACCTGGCGTGACACCCTCCCGGCCGTCCGCGGCAAGCTGCTGCGCGACGAGCCGTTGGCCCCCTTCACCTGGTTCCGGGTCGGCGGGGCGGCGGATGTGCTGTTCCTCCCGGCGGATGCCGACGATCTGGCCGACTTCCTGAAGGCGCTGGACCCGGCCGTGCCGGTGACCGTGCTCGGCGTCGGGTCCAACGTCATCGTGCGGGACGGCGGGGTCGAGGGGGTGGTGATCCGGCTGGCGGGGCGGGCCTTCGCCGGCATCGCGACCGACGGCGACACCATCACGGCCGGCGCGGGGGCGCTGGACGCCATGGTCGCCAAGGCCTCGGCCAGGGCGGGTCTGGCGGGGCTGGAGTTCTATGCGGGCATCCCCGGCACGATCGGCGGGGCCCTGACGATGAACGCGGGCTGCTATGGCGCGGAGACGAAGGACGTTCTGGTGTCGGCCTGGGGGCTCACGCGCGCGGGCGAGCGGGCCGACTATGCGCTGGCCGACTTCGGCTACACCTATCGGCACTCGCAGGCCCCGGCCGACATCCTGTGGATCGAGGCGGTCTATCGCGGGACGCCGGACGATCCCGAGGCCATCGCGGCCCGCATCGCCGGGATCACCGCCCGGCGCGAGACGACCCAGCCGATCCGCGAGAAGACCGGCGGCTCCACCTTCAAGAACCCGCCCGGCCATTCCTCGTGGAAGCTGGTCGACGAGGCGGGCTGGCGCGGCAGGCTGCACGCCGTCACCGGCGGCGGGGCGATGTTCAGCGATCTGCATTCCAACTTCATGATCAACCCCGGCGAGGCGACCGCTGCCGATATCGAGGGATTGGGGGAAACTGTCCGCACCGACGTACAAAGTAAACTCGGCGTAAACCTTGAATGGGAGATCAAGAGGATCGGCCGCCCCCTGTAA
- a CDS encoding glycosyltransferase family 4 protein, whose protein sequence is MKIAQVTPLYEAVPPKLYGGTERVVAHLTDALVDLGHEVTLFASADARTKARLVPVRDQAIRLDPAPFKSDLAAHMSMLSEVLRRADDFDVIHFHTDMIHFPFFERMAGKTITTLHGRLDMKDLTEVYERWPQFGLISISDDQRRPLPFANWQATVHHGMPADQYVYSPRSEGYLAFLGRISPEKRPDRAIEIATRLGKRLKMAAKVDAADRVYFETKIKPMIDANPLIEFIGEIGDHQKSAFLGGAEALLFPIDWPEPFGLVMIEAMACGTPVVAFRCGSTTEVIEDGATGFLVDTMEQAIAAADRAHLLDREAIRARFELRFSATAMARRYLDVYGDMLARRPYAEAAVNDVVVPLRESRSFASLV, encoded by the coding sequence ATGAAGATCGCGCAGGTCACGCCGCTTTACGAGGCCGTTCCTCCAAAACTGTATGGCGGCACCGAGCGCGTTGTGGCGCACCTGACCGACGCCCTGGTTGATCTGGGCCATGAGGTGACCCTGTTCGCCTCGGCCGACGCACGCACCAAGGCCCGACTGGTGCCGGTCCGCGACCAGGCGATCCGGCTGGATCCGGCACCGTTCAAGTCCGACCTCGCCGCCCACATGTCGATGCTGTCGGAAGTGCTGCGCCGCGCCGACGATTTCGACGTGATCCATTTCCACACCGACATGATCCACTTCCCGTTCTTCGAACGGATGGCGGGCAAGACCATCACGACCCTCCACGGGCGGCTCGACATGAAGGACCTGACCGAGGTCTACGAACGCTGGCCCCAGTTCGGCCTGATCTCGATCTCGGACGATCAGCGCCGCCCCCTGCCCTTCGCCAACTGGCAGGCGACGGTCCATCACGGCATGCCCGCCGATCAGTACGTCTATTCGCCACGGTCCGAAGGCTACCTCGCCTTCCTCGGCCGCATCTCGCCCGAGAAGCGCCCCGACCGCGCTATCGAGATCGCCACCCGGCTGGGCAAGCGGCTGAAGATGGCCGCCAAGGTCGACGCCGCCGACCGGGTCTATTTCGAGACGAAGATCAAACCCATGATCGACGCCAATCCGCTGATCGAGTTCATCGGCGAGATCGGCGATCACCAGAAGTCCGCGTTCCTGGGTGGAGCCGAGGCCCTGCTGTTCCCGATCGACTGGCCCGAACCCTTCGGCCTGGTGATGATCGAGGCCATGGCCTGCGGCACACCGGTCGTCGCCTTCAGGTGCGGCTCGACCACCGAGGTCATCGAGGATGGCGCGACCGGCTTCCTGGTCGACACCATGGAACAGGCGATCGCCGCCGCCGACCGCGCTCACCTGCTGGACCGGGAGGCGATCCGCGCCCGCTTCGAACTGCGCTTCTCGGCTACCGCCATGGCGCGCCGCTATCTGGACGTCTACGGCGACATGCTGGCGCGGCGTCCCTATGCCGAGGCGGCGGTGAACGATGTGGTCGTGCCGCTGCGCGAAAGCCGCAGCTTCGCCTCCCTCGTCTGA
- a CDS encoding DUF721 domain-containing protein: MKRDLPTESETREILSRRRTRPMPRPAPPVGRSLAPFIKELDEKFGRGAGALEPRWREIVGDQLARVTRPQKLTRGRAGSGGTLELRVAGPAALLVQHQSADILARVNLFLGAGAVDKLRIAQGPVKPLPMAAASTRGARRRIDPLDAAAEAELARSVEAAPDALKAALAGLGRAVLSDAAKRGR; the protein is encoded by the coding sequence GTGAAGCGCGATCTGCCCACCGAAAGCGAAACCCGCGAGATCCTGTCGCGGCGACGGACCCGGCCGATGCCGCGCCCGGCCCCCCCGGTCGGCCGCTCGCTGGCCCCCTTCATCAAGGAGCTGGACGAGAAGTTCGGGCGCGGCGCCGGCGCGCTGGAACCGCGCTGGCGCGAGATCGTCGGCGACCAGCTGGCCCGCGTCACCCGGCCGCAGAAACTGACCAGAGGCCGCGCGGGAAGCGGCGGCACGCTGGAGCTGAGGGTCGCAGGCCCCGCCGCCCTGCTGGTCCAGCACCAGTCGGCCGACATCCTGGCGCGGGTCAACCTGTTCCTGGGCGCCGGGGCCGTGGACAAGCTGCGGATCGCGCAGGGACCGGTGAAGCCGTTGCCGATGGCGGCGGCCTCGACCCGAGGCGCACGCCGCCGGATCGACCCGCTGGACGCGGCCGCCGAAGCCGAACTGGCCCGCTCGGTCGAGGCCGCGCCGGACGCGCTGAAGGCCGCGCTGGCGGGGCTGGGACGGGCGGTGCTGTCGGACGCGGCGAAAAGGGGGCGGTAA
- the mutY gene encoding A/G-specific adenine glycosylase has product MLSSDVMTLRAALLDWYDNHARSLPWRAPPGSTARTDPYRVWLSEVMLQQTTVPHATPYFERFTARWPTVVDLAATEDGELMAAWAGLGYYARARNLLACARAVANDHGGVFPDTEAGLLALPGVGAYTAAAVAAIAFDRPANVVDGNVERVVSRLFAVQTALPAARPELKRLAGTLVADDRPGDWAQALMDLGSTICRPKSPLCLMCPISGYCAARSEGQPDRYPVKAAKAARPHRQGIAWVLRDGQGRVALVRRPDKGLLGGMVGLPTSDWTEGEPDATPPVAADWADAGTIEHVFTHFSLTLAVRVGQGEGDFLWTDEREASAALPTVFSKALERALAMRAGA; this is encoded by the coding sequence ATGCTCTCTTCCGACGTCATGACTTTGCGCGCCGCCCTGCTGGACTGGTACGACAACCATGCCCGCAGCCTGCCCTGGCGCGCCCCGCCGGGATCGACCGCGCGCACCGATCCGTACCGCGTGTGGCTGTCGGAGGTCATGCTGCAGCAGACCACCGTGCCCCACGCCACCCCCTATTTCGAGCGGTTCACCGCCCGCTGGCCGACGGTCGTGGACCTGGCGGCGACGGAGGACGGCGAGCTGATGGCTGCCTGGGCGGGGCTGGGCTATTACGCCCGGGCCCGCAACCTGCTGGCCTGCGCCCGGGCCGTGGCAAACGACCATGGCGGAGTCTTTCCGGATACGGAGGCGGGCCTGCTGGCCCTGCCGGGGGTCGGGGCCTATACGGCCGCCGCCGTCGCCGCGATCGCCTTCGACCGCCCGGCCAACGTCGTGGACGGCAATGTGGAGCGGGTGGTGTCGCGCCTGTTCGCCGTCCAGACCGCTCTGCCCGCCGCCCGGCCGGAGCTGAAGCGGCTGGCGGGGACGCTGGTCGCGGACGACCGTCCCGGCGACTGGGCCCAGGCCCTGATGGACCTGGGTTCCACCATCTGCCGTCCGAAATCGCCCCTGTGCCTGATGTGCCCGATCAGCGGCTATTGCGCCGCCCGGAGCGAGGGACAGCCCGACCGCTATCCGGTCAAGGCCGCCAAGGCCGCGCGGCCGCACCGGCAGGGCATCGCCTGGGTTCTGCGCGACGGTCAGGGGCGGGTGGCGCTGGTGCGACGGCCGGACAAGGGTCTGCTCGGCGGCATGGTCGGCCTGCCCACCAGCGACTGGACCGAGGGCGAGCCCGACGCCACGCCACCGGTCGCCGCCGACTGGGCGGACGCCGGCACCATCGAGCACGTTTTCACCCACTTCTCCCTGACGCTTGCTGTGCGGGTGGGGCAGGGGGAGGGGGACTTCCTCTGGACGGATGAGCGGGAAGCTTCGGCGGCGTTACCGACAGTCTTCAGCAAGGCGCTTGAGCGCGCCCTGGCCATGCGAGCGGGCGCGTGA
- a CDS encoding Ltp family lipoprotein, whose translation MIWSKTIHRSLVAASLLLVSCGVESTAAGSPAEAATADERAQANDEASTLTGPQRNAVRSARQYLSMTGFSRDGLIAQLSSEYGDGYDVADATVAVDSLDVDWNANAARSAEQYLNMTGFSCRGLVEQLSSSSGDKYTEAQAQYGAQAAGACS comes from the coding sequence ATGATCTGGAGCAAGACGATCCACAGAAGCCTGGTCGCGGCCAGCCTGCTGCTCGTTTCGTGCGGGGTGGAGAGTACGGCCGCCGGCAGCCCGGCGGAAGCGGCGACAGCTGACGAACGAGCCCAGGCGAACGACGAGGCTTCAACCTTGACGGGACCTCAGAGGAACGCTGTCAGGTCGGCCAGGCAGTATCTGAGCATGACCGGCTTCTCGCGTGATGGCCTGATCGCTCAGCTCTCTTCCGAGTATGGTGACGGCTATGACGTCGCAGACGCGACAGTGGCCGTGGATAGCCTCGACGTCGACTGGAACGCGAATGCCGCGAGGTCGGCCGAGCAGTATTTGAACATGACCGGTTTCTCGTGCCGAGGGCTTGTCGAACAACTGTCGTCCAGCTCTGGCGACAAATACACCGAAGCCCAGGCTCAGTACGGCGCGCAAGCCGCAGGTGCCTGTTCCTAA